From Spirochaetota bacterium:
GGATCCAGGTTTCAGGACCCGTTGCAAAATAAATGCCGTCGTCAGGAGGGGGCCAACCCCCTCCTGACGGCACGCTGATAATAAAAATCATGTTGATTATTTAATACGCCTCACATAGATTATCCCAACTACCCTCATCAAAGGAGACATTCGATGAAATCCACCACTGTAGCTTGCGGATTATCCATATATATCTGCCTTCTCCTCGGCCTGTCCGCATCCCTGTTCACGGCCTGCTCAAAGGAGCGGAAAGATTCAGAGGCCCGCGCCATGACCACCTTCGTCATCGGCACGGTTACCCTTGAACGCCCGGGCGAGCCGGCCCGGCCGATCCATCACAAGGAGGAGCTGAAGCAGGGAGACGTGGTGAAAACCGGGCCCAACTCGATGCTGGTGGTGCAGCTCGGCGAGGACTCGGTCATTAAGATCGAATCAAGCACGACCCTGGCCATGTCGCAGCTCCTCTTCCCTGGGGACAAACAGCTCAACCTCGAACAGGGCAGGATGTTCACCCGGGTGCGCCACCTCGGCAAGGAATCGACCTTCAAGGTCTACACGAAAACGTCCCTGGCCGCCGTACGGGGCACCGAGTTCAGCGTGACCGCCGATAAAAACCGCTCCGTCGTGGCCGTGAACGAAGGCACCGTGGCGGTCCGGAAGATCGAAGCCGGCAGGGAGGCCGCGGAGGAAAAAGAGGTCCCCAAAGGAACGGCGGCGGTCGTCAAGGGAGCCGTCACCACGCGGCCGGTCAGCGCCGAGGAGAAAAGGGAATTCCGCCGCTTCGCCAGGATCGAACCGGTGGAGGACCTCGACGGAACAAGCGAGGCGGACCTCAGGAAGATGGAAGAGGACTACCAGAAGAACAAGGACAAGCCTGTTGAAGCCGATAAACAGAAGGATAAGGATAAAAAAGACACAAAGAAAGAAAAGGCGGCTGACAGGGAAAAGCCGGCCGGAAACGACGCCGCGAAAAAAACCGTCCTCTGGACCGGCAAGGGCATATACGGCGCGTCTGACCCCGTCATCGTGTATTACCGGAACATGCCTGAATACCGCAACTGCTGGATCGACGTATCAAAGGCCACGGACGGAGACGGACGATACCAGTCATACCAGTGGACCTACAGCGCCAAGAACGGCCAGATGACCTTTTCCAACCTGCGGCTTGAGCCGGGTGTTTACGAGGTGCGCGCCCATTTCAGCAGGGGCAGTTCGGTGGATAAAAGGTATCGGTTCAGGGTGCGGTAATTCCGCGGCAAGCCGCCCCCCATTTCCCCGGGGGATGGCGCCGTCCCGTCACAGGGGCTTGATCCCCCGCTCCTCGTAGAGCACCAGGGAAGTGATGTTCTCGTAGTCGAGGACCACGCGGGAATCCTCGATATCGAGGACGCTGTTGATGATCTTCTGGAATTTACCGGTCAGGTTCATGATATCGTTGGTGTCGACCCACCCGAAGAGGCTGGAAAAGAACTTGAGCTCCGCCAGCCGTTCAAGGACGCCGTCGATGGTCTGCATTTTTTCCCTGTCGATGTCGGCCTCGCTGATCTCCTTTTCCAGCTTGACCAGGAATGACTTCCATGAATCGAAGGGCTTGTGGTGGAACACCGATGCGGTATGGGACACCACCGATTTGGAGAACACCACGGTGCGGGTCAGGCGGCCGACCATGACGATGAAGAGCCCGAAGTTCTCGTCCTCGCCGTCCTTGAATCGCCCCTTGATGACGACGATATCCGTGTATTCGCCCTTCATGATCTGCCTGGCTTTCTCAATGTCGCCCTTGCAGAACTTCTCGATAATCTTCAGCTTCTCGAAATATTGTCGTGCCCCGTCATCGCGGTTCATGCCGCAAACTCCATGAATGCGTTTAAACTAAAAATACCCCGCGCGCCGCGCCCCAGTCAAGATTATTTCTTGATGAGGTCCATGATCCGGTCAAAATCGTCCAGGGAATAATAGCTGATTTCTATTTTCCCCCTGCCGGAGGCGTGTTTTATCTCCACCTTGGTGCCGAATATCGACACCAGATCCTCTTCCACCTTCCTGATATGGGCGTCCTTGGAGGGCTTCTTCTTGCCCTGCTTCTGCTTTTTGTCGCCCTCCTGCACCAGCTGCTCAAGGGCGCGGACCGACACCGACTTGTTGAGGATCTCCCGGTACAGCTCCATCTGCCGCCCGCCGCTCACGGACAGGAGCACCTTGGCGTGACCGGTGCTGATCTCGCCCGACGACA
This genomic window contains:
- a CDS encoding FecR domain-containing protein; the protein is MKSTTVACGLSIYICLLLGLSASLFTACSKERKDSEARAMTTFVIGTVTLERPGEPARPIHHKEELKQGDVVKTGPNSMLVVQLGEDSVIKIESSTTLAMSQLLFPGDKQLNLEQGRMFTRVRHLGKESTFKVYTKTSLAAVRGTEFSVTADKNRSVVAVNEGTVAVRKIEAGREAAEEKEVPKGTAAVVKGAVTTRPVSAEEKREFRRFARIEPVEDLDGTSEADLRKMEEDYQKNKDKPVEADKQKDKDKKDTKKEKAADREKPAGNDAAKKTVLWTGKGIYGASDPVIVYYRNMPEYRNCWIDVSKATDGDGRYQSYQWTYSAKNGQMTFSNLRLEPGVYEVRAHFSRGSSVDKRYRFRVR